The sequence CCGTTTTCCGGCACCGGGCTGTATGTGTGGATCTTCCTCACCTACTTGGTTTGGTCCATTGCCATGACCATGGGCGATGTGCCCTCGCAGGGGATCGCTTCCGTGCTGACCCCGGATCCCACGGAGCGCACCAATGTGGTGTCCATTTCCAATACCTTTAAGCAGATCGGCTTTTCTGCCTGCGTGGTGATTGTGCCGATTGCCTGCCTGATCATTCCCGGCGGGTCCAAGGTGTTCGTTAAGTCCGGCGAGACAGATACGCCTATGATCGCTTCCGAGTTCTTCTGGACCGCAGTGCTCACCGCCATCTTTGGTTGTGTGCTCTTTGCTCTGATTCCGCTGCTCAATAAGGAGCGGGTGCCCTACCAGGCCGGCGAAAAGACCACTTTTAAGGATATGATGGGCGCGCTGAAGAACAATAAACCCCTAATGCTGGTGATTATTTCTTACTTCCTGGGCTTTGGCCGTCAGATGGCTATGGGTATCCAGGTACAGGCCGCAACGGTGATCCTGGGCAGCCAAAACCTGGTGGCTGTTTTGGGTATCGTTACCGCCGTGGGTTCCATGATCAGTATGGCGCTGTGCCCCCTGCTGATTAAGAAGCTGGATGAGCGCAAGGCGTACATTCTTCTGTCTGTTTACGGCTTTGCCGCTTCTATTTTCTCCTTTGTGATCGGCCATTTCTGGTTCCAGTCTCCGGACAATATGGTGCTCACCGTGCTGTTTTATGCCTCTCTGTTCCTGATCGGCTTGCAGTTCGGCGCCGT comes from Oscillospiraceae bacterium and encodes:
- a CDS encoding MFS transporter; translated protein: MLNSYQAEFDGSILGANVSVVAILILVAKIVSAVADPVVGNLIDRSKSKRGKFKSMILYSLVPLLVMTAVVFVKVPFSGTGLYVWIFLTYLVWSIAMTMGDVPSQGIASVLTPDPTERTNVVSISNTFKQIGFSACVVIVPIACLIIPGGSKVFVKSGETDTPMIASEFFWTAVLTAIFGCVLFALIPLLNKERVPYQAGEKTTFKDMMGALKNNKPLMLVIISYFLGFGRQMAMGIQVQAATVILGSQNLVAVLGIVTAVGSMISMALCPLLIKKLDERKAYILLSVYGFAASIFSFVIGHFWFQSPDNMVLTVLFYASLFLIGLQFGAVTLMPMIMTADCVDYYEYETGKRMEGAAYSILTLTIKVCLALGTAVGLIFVQVSGYYDALGAGTFTTKTKDIIFFAYTALPGVLALLSIFPMFKYDIVGEKKAQISAALSQRRAGKE